A genomic stretch from Desulfotignum balticum DSM 7044 includes:
- a CDS encoding tetratricopeptide repeat protein, which translates to MTRHILQTNGKKQPCRQLWLMLVMILVLVVTGPPRILAAKENMPLAAGMAVNKAQSLMAEEKPDQALAVLTRYSEKQAGNVHYYIDFLTGFCHTELGQTGPAAEAFQRTVEKKPGLTEAWLNLARCRYEQGQMAEAAGAFEKGYDTSEENQPVHLFYASACHFQAGRPDSALTVFERLMAAHSEEITLEWKQTLVNILFALEKFRKALPWLEELAAETQGDTRRQWQEMLLYQYLSLEMKKKALAYARYLTRTHPEDPGWWKALAHVHLTDNRFEKALAAMLSYSYLTPLTPEEMRLVADLYLSCNIPLSAARQYEAWLEQHGDTLSEKQILERIRIISRAWLSAGNPDQALTWAKKGLAKKDDPELVSIRDHVLATRKVPD; encoded by the coding sequence ATGACCCGACACATCCTGCAGACTAACGGAAAAAAGCAGCCCTGCCGGCAGTTGTGGCTGATGCTGGTGATGATCCTGGTGCTGGTTGTCACAGGACCGCCCCGAATCCTTGCAGCCAAAGAGAACATGCCCCTGGCTGCGGGCATGGCGGTAAACAAGGCCCAGTCCCTGATGGCGGAAGAAAAACCGGACCAGGCCCTGGCCGTGTTGACCCGGTATTCGGAAAAGCAGGCTGGAAATGTCCATTATTATATCGATTTTCTGACCGGCTTCTGTCACACCGAGTTGGGGCAGACCGGCCCGGCGGCAGAGGCGTTTCAGCGGACGGTGGAGAAAAAACCGGGTCTGACCGAGGCCTGGCTCAACCTGGCCCGGTGCCGGTATGAACAGGGGCAGATGGCTGAAGCGGCCGGGGCCTTTGAAAAAGGGTATGATACCAGCGAAGAAAATCAGCCCGTCCACCTGTTTTATGCATCTGCCTGCCATTTCCAGGCCGGCCGGCCGGATTCTGCCCTGACCGTGTTTGAACGCCTGATGGCTGCCCATTCCGAAGAGATCACCCTGGAATGGAAACAGACCCTGGTCAATATTCTGTTTGCCCTGGAAAAATTTCGAAAAGCCCTGCCGTGGCTGGAGGAGCTGGCCGCCGAGACCCAAGGGGACACCCGGCGGCAGTGGCAGGAGATGCTGCTGTATCAGTACCTGTCTTTGGAGATGAAAAAAAAGGCCCTGGCATATGCCCGGTATCTCACCCGGACCCATCCGGAAGACCCGGGCTGGTGGAAGGCCCTGGCCCATGTGCACCTGACGGATAACCGGTTTGAAAAGGCCCTGGCTGCGATGCTGAGCTATTCTTACCTGACCCCCTTGACCCCGGAAGAGATGCGGCTTGTGGCAGACCTGTATCTGTCCTGTAATATCCCGCTGTCAGCGGCCCGGCAGTACGAAGCCTGGCTGGAGCAGCACGGGGACACCCTGTCGGAAAAACAGATTCTGGAAAGGATCAGGATCATCTCCCGGGCCTGGTTGTCCGCCGGAAATCCGGATCAGGCCCTGACCTGGGCAAAAAAAGGCCTGGCAAAAAAAGATGATCCCGAACTTGTGAGTATCCGAGACCATGTGCTGGCAACCCGCAAAGTGCCGGATTAA
- a CDS encoding MotA/TolQ/ExbB proton channel family protein produces the protein MLENEFFAGMLPLFDNLAAYIRSGGLVMVPILAVSLVMWVLIFNRVWFMRTLYGKNISRTRAGELVRLNQRPADRYKGANSLLVREFLARRTRDSDLDGYILDETVMGICTSLDRYLAAIRVLSAVAPLLGLLGTVVGMMHTFEVITVFGTGNARAMAGGISVALITTQTGLMVAIPGLYMAGWLTRRSRNLKNRISATGIYLRRFI, from the coding sequence ATGCTGGAAAATGAGTTTTTTGCAGGGATGCTGCCGCTGTTTGATAACCTGGCCGCCTATATCCGGTCCGGAGGATTGGTCATGGTGCCCATTCTGGCGGTGTCCCTGGTGATGTGGGTGCTGATTTTCAACCGGGTCTGGTTCATGCGCACCCTGTATGGGAAAAATATTTCCCGAACCCGGGCCGGGGAGCTGGTGCGGCTGAACCAACGGCCGGCAGACCGGTACAAAGGGGCCAACAGCCTTCTGGTCCGGGAGTTTCTGGCCAGGCGTACCCGGGACAGTGATCTGGACGGGTATATTCTGGATGAGACCGTGATGGGGATATGCACTTCTCTGGATCGGTACCTGGCCGCCATCCGGGTGTTGTCGGCCGTGGCCCCGCTGCTGGGGCTGCTGGGTACGGTAGTGGGCATGATGCACACCTTTGAGGTGATCACGGTGTTCGGCACGGGCAATGCCCGTGCCATGGCCGGCGGGATTTCCGTGGCCCTGATCACCACCCAGACCGGGCTGATGGTGGCCATTCCCGGGCTTTACATGGCCGGGTGGCTCACCCGGCGGTCCCGGAACCTGAAAAACCGGATTTCCGCCACAGGCATCTACCTGCGGCGGTTCATATAA
- a CDS encoding energy transducer TonB codes for MALKDSIPGRSGPGIWAGWILAMVLSAALNLFLFAVMPEMIRAVPENLEKHEPVQAIQVVRVKRPEPPPEKQKSPEPEPPKPQKTAATKPAQKKMPMPPVPKPSLPFALNPKLPPMAHSLEMPPLETFSVDAPQLKDRYLAHELDAGLIPLAKVAPVYPLHATRRGIEGKVQVQFLVTADGRVADIKILAADPEKVFDQSVIDCVSRWQFQPGRVQGIPVAALAQTTIKFQLE; via the coding sequence GTGGCCCTGAAAGATTCTATACCGGGCCGGTCCGGTCCGGGGATCTGGGCCGGCTGGATCCTGGCAATGGTGCTGTCCGCTGCCCTGAACCTGTTTTTGTTTGCCGTGATGCCCGAGATGATCCGGGCCGTGCCCGAGAATCTGGAAAAGCACGAACCGGTTCAGGCAATTCAGGTGGTGCGGGTCAAGCGGCCCGAACCCCCGCCCGAAAAACAGAAATCCCCGGAACCGGAGCCGCCGAAACCGCAGAAAACTGCGGCCACCAAACCGGCGCAGAAAAAGATGCCTATGCCGCCGGTCCCGAAACCGTCCCTGCCCTTTGCCCTGAACCCGAAGTTGCCCCCCATGGCCCATTCCCTGGAGATGCCGCCTCTGGAAACCTTTTCAGTGGATGCGCCCCAGCTCAAGGACCGGTACCTGGCCCATGAACTGGATGCCGGCCTGATCCCTTTGGCCAAGGTGGCACCGGTGTATCCGCTGCATGCGACCCGGCGGGGCATCGAAGGAAAGGTGCAGGTTCAGTTTCTGGTCACAGCCGATGGAAGGGTGGCAGATATCAAAATTCTGGCGGCGGATCCTGAAAAGGTTTTCGACCAGAGTGTCATCGACTGTGTGTCCCGGTGGCAGTTCCAGCCCGGCCGGGTGCAGGGGATCCCGGTGGCAGCCCTGGCACAGACCACCATCAAATTTCAGCTGGAGTAG
- a CDS encoding DUF3450 domain-containing protein, whose amino-acid sequence MMVGIKRGAVRRKMLPAVVVLLMWFLVLGPAMADTAAVVETHVATSIDVRQASQKEQEQWDAQRAELAAEYDRLTAENEILEAENKRMSDTSTALGQVIDQLEQEKTQTRQVREELLPFLAKVQEDLTRFVADDVPFLPEERRIRLEKLAVLMDDPEVAVAEKFRKTMEALGIEAEYGNTIEVYHDRILLGDRRVSGQIFRLGRISLYYLSLDGQEAAVFDVGEQQWRRLDDRFVPEVAAAVEIALKRRTAGILDLPLGRLATP is encoded by the coding sequence ATGATGGTGGGCATAAAAAGAGGGGCGGTGAGGCGGAAGATGCTGCCGGCCGTGGTGGTGTTGCTGATGTGGTTCCTTGTTTTGGGACCGGCGATGGCGGACACTGCCGCGGTCGTGGAAACGCATGTGGCAACATCCATTGATGTGCGCCAGGCATCCCAGAAGGAGCAGGAACAATGGGATGCCCAAAGGGCGGAACTGGCAGCCGAATATGACCGGCTCACGGCGGAAAATGAGATCCTGGAAGCTGAAAACAAACGCATGTCGGACACATCAACCGCACTCGGGCAGGTGATTGACCAGCTGGAACAGGAAAAAACGCAGACCCGGCAGGTCCGGGAGGAACTGCTGCCGTTTCTGGCCAAGGTGCAGGAAGATCTGACCCGGTTTGTGGCCGATGATGTTCCCTTTCTGCCGGAAGAGCGCCGCATTCGTCTGGAAAAACTGGCCGTTCTCATGGATGATCCCGAGGTGGCGGTGGCGGAAAAATTCCGCAAGACCATGGAAGCATTGGGCATCGAGGCGGAGTACGGCAATACCATCGAGGTGTATCATGACCGCATCCTGCTGGGGGACCGCCGGGTGTCCGGGCAGATTTTCCGGCTGGGGCGCATCAGCCTGTATTATCTGTCCTTGGACGGACAGGAAGCGGCTGTGTTCGATGTGGGGGAGCAGCAGTGGCGCCGTCTGGATGACCGGTTTGTCCCGGAGGTGGCGGCAGCCGTGGAGATTGCTTTGAAACGGCGGACCGCCGGGATTCTGGATCTGCCCCTGGGCCGGCTGGCAACCCCGTGA
- a CDS encoding DUF2162 family putative transporter, producing the protein MELKSLFLGLAFSVGIFAVKAGAGLAYFLDTRPLYRHKILVSTAVAAGYGLVFVLAWAAIQCLDPTLWLNRVMPALQHGMTLHLVLAVLLLVWGAALLKRPPESTGPDRGWLLLTLPCPVCFTVIFFSLSLVYALVPEQPWVPVWAAAGFIGTVLAAGWIGHRFIRQPSGHFLGSVMVLAALYFLITMAVVPWFSDIERIYRLGKTGVHEPAGKETLAFRAGAMVLFAGGFLHALRRSRRSKWI; encoded by the coding sequence ATGGAATTGAAATCATTGTTCCTGGGACTGGCCTTTTCAGTGGGGATTTTTGCTGTCAAGGCCGGGGCCGGTCTGGCCTATTTTCTGGATACCCGGCCTCTGTACCGGCATAAAATCCTGGTATCCACGGCAGTTGCAGCCGGATACGGCCTGGTGTTTGTACTGGCCTGGGCCGCCATCCAGTGCCTGGATCCTACCCTGTGGCTGAACCGGGTCATGCCGGCGTTACAGCACGGCATGACCCTTCACCTGGTGCTGGCAGTGCTGCTGCTGGTCTGGGGCGCGGCGTTGCTGAAACGACCGCCTGAATCAACCGGTCCCGACCGGGGATGGCTCCTGCTTACACTGCCCTGCCCAGTCTGTTTTACGGTCATCTTTTTTTCATTATCCCTGGTTTATGCCCTGGTGCCGGAACAGCCCTGGGTGCCAGTCTGGGCCGCAGCCGGGTTTATCGGAACGGTTCTGGCTGCCGGTTGGATCGGCCACAGATTCATCCGGCAGCCGTCCGGGCATTTTCTGGGATCGGTCATGGTGCTGGCTGCCTTGTATTTTCTGATCACCATGGCAGTGGTGCCCTGGTTTTCAGATATCGAGCGGATCTACCGCCTGGGAAAAACCGGGGTTCATGAACCGGCCGGCAAGGAGACCCTGGCCTTCCGGGCCGGGGCAATGGTGCTGTTTGCCGGTGGATTTTTGCATGCGCTGAGACGGTCAAGGAGATCAAAGTGGATATAA
- a CDS encoding TonB-dependent receptor has protein sequence MRRLKILICLSMVVLWMGTNFSLTAAASSENPPFTGTSASAGREEKEAGDQAVDLGDVTVTGRIADESFANVPAVIESITAEGIERINAIETQDVFKYMPGSYLRKLYPGSTNSPLVIRGNNSEMTGRTLVMMDGIRLSDFTAAGHGNAPKWFMVAPQEIEKVDVIYGPFSAGLSGNSMSGTALITTHLPEGLEVDTSFKYFYQNAHEYKTDDDLHGFNAFGSVGSKTKNFSYNLWFNRLETQNQSISYVTKSAADGGPAVGSTVTGWVADKDPGNQDRYVLGAAGTSDIVNNTFKVKLAYDLTDFSKVRLTSAIWDSERDEDSPETYLRDAGGNPVYTGTVDIDGKSYTLNSSTFRYRKYERQDLLNGLGYSLDSPDGLKLEATLSTYNTRDNISRQSTDPAPASRTGGAGRVTDGDEGWYTADIKAARDIEGFGFHTLAAGYHFDQYYTDSETWNASNWYNDIRTTLQEASEGKTRTHALFLEDTWHVADRWSIYLGGRYEWWRGFDANKSTDGSLGRITSDLADKSENYFSPKFSTTFSPSNDWQLRFSMALATRFPTVGELYYGGISATGVINNANPDLKPEESFARDFTITRFLGSKGEARLTFFQDDIENAIFRQTNACTLVRNFQNVDDVRTRGVELAYNIRRFFIDGLGLFTNVAWTDSKILRNDTVPASVGKQFPRVPDWRIKCVLDYAPTDKWALTLAGHYSGDQHTELDNSDTSGGYGGVDDFLVFDAKFTYRFTAGLEAAVGVDNITDELYHVSHPYPMRTLFAEIKYAF, from the coding sequence ATGCGTAGACTCAAAATACTGATCTGTCTTTCCATGGTGGTTCTGTGGATGGGAACAAATTTTTCATTGACCGCCGCTGCATCTAGTGAAAACCCACCTTTTACCGGCACTTCTGCGTCCGCAGGCCGGGAAGAAAAAGAGGCCGGAGACCAGGCAGTGGACCTGGGTGACGTAACCGTCACCGGCAGAATTGCAGATGAATCCTTTGCCAATGTTCCGGCCGTGATAGAAAGCATCACCGCCGAAGGAATCGAACGTATCAATGCCATCGAAACACAGGATGTATTCAAGTACATGCCGGGCTCTTATCTGAGAAAACTCTATCCCGGGTCCACCAACAGCCCCCTGGTAATCAGGGGCAACAACTCCGAGATGACCGGACGTACCCTGGTGATGATGGATGGTATCCGGCTCAGTGATTTTACGGCTGCCGGACATGGTAACGCCCCGAAATGGTTCATGGTTGCCCCCCAGGAAATCGAAAAAGTGGACGTGATCTATGGACCTTTTTCCGCAGGGCTGAGCGGCAATTCCATGTCAGGTACCGCCCTGATTACCACCCATCTGCCGGAAGGCCTGGAGGTGGACACCAGCTTTAAGTACTTTTACCAGAATGCCCATGAATACAAGACCGATGATGATCTTCACGGATTCAACGCATTTGGTTCCGTGGGCAGTAAAACCAAAAATTTTTCCTATAATCTCTGGTTCAACCGTCTGGAAACACAAAACCAGTCCATCAGCTATGTGACCAAATCAGCGGCAGACGGAGGCCCGGCAGTGGGCAGCACTGTCACGGGCTGGGTAGCAGACAAAGATCCTGGCAACCAGGACCGCTATGTCCTGGGAGCTGCCGGCACCAGCGACATTGTCAACAACACCTTCAAAGTCAAGCTGGCTTACGATCTGACCGATTTTTCCAAAGTCAGGCTGACCAGCGCCATATGGGATTCAGAACGGGATGAGGATTCCCCTGAGACCTATCTTCGTGATGCCGGCGGGAATCCTGTTTACACCGGAACAGTGGATATAGATGGAAAAAGCTATACCTTGAACAGCTCCACCTTCCGGTATCGCAAATACGAGCGACAGGATCTGCTCAACGGGTTGGGCTATTCACTTGATTCACCTGACGGACTGAAATTGGAAGCTACCTTGAGCACCTACAACACACGCGATAATATCTCCAGGCAATCCACTGATCCGGCCCCTGCTTCCCGGACCGGAGGCGCCGGAAGGGTAACCGACGGTGATGAAGGCTGGTATACCGCCGATATTAAAGCAGCCCGGGATATTGAAGGCTTTGGATTCCACACCCTTGCCGCAGGCTACCACTTTGACCAGTATTACACGGACAGCGAAACATGGAATGCATCGAACTGGTACAATGATATCCGCACCACTCTGCAGGAGGCATCCGAGGGGAAAACCCGCACCCACGCCCTTTTCCTTGAAGATACCTGGCATGTGGCAGACCGGTGGTCCATCTACCTGGGCGGCCGTTATGAATGGTGGCGCGGTTTCGATGCAAACAAATCCACTGACGGCAGTTTGGGACGTATCACCTCTGATCTGGCAGACAAAAGTGAAAATTATTTTTCTCCCAAATTCTCCACAACATTTTCGCCTAGCAATGACTGGCAGCTCAGGTTTTCCATGGCACTGGCCACCCGGTTTCCCACGGTGGGAGAACTATATTACGGCGGCATTTCAGCAACCGGCGTGATCAACAATGCCAACCCGGACCTGAAGCCTGAAGAAAGCTTTGCCAGGGATTTTACCATTACGCGGTTTCTGGGATCCAAAGGTGAAGCACGCCTGACCTTTTTTCAAGATGATATTGAGAATGCCATTTTTCGACAGACCAATGCTTGCACCCTGGTACGCAATTTTCAGAATGTAGATGACGTCAGAACCAGAGGAGTTGAATTGGCATACAATATCCGCAGATTTTTTATCGACGGGCTGGGGCTGTTCACAAATGTGGCCTGGACCGATTCCAAAATCCTGCGGAACGATACCGTCCCTGCAAGCGTGGGAAAGCAATTCCCCAGAGTACCTGACTGGCGGATCAAGTGTGTGCTCGATTATGCGCCGACAGACAAATGGGCCCTCACCCTTGCCGGCCACTATTCAGGGGACCAGCACACAGAACTTGACAACAGCGATACCAGCGGCGGATACGGCGGGGTAGATGATTTTCTGGTGTTTGATGCAAAATTCACCTACCGCTTTACAGCCGGCCTGGAAGCTGCTGTGGGTGTGGACAACATTACCGACGAACTTTACCATGTTTCCCACCCCTATCCCATGAGAACCCTTTTTGCTGAAATCAAATATGCATTTTAA
- a CDS encoding ExbD/TolR family protein has product MLNISAARRAQKQTLELNIAPLIDMVFILLIFFLVTTSFVRETGVDISRPTATTAVTTAPNTILIGVTKEGTVHLDRREIDVRAVRANVERAMAENPDAAVVIVADKDSTTGRVIEVMDACKLAGAENVAIAAGLPGGE; this is encoded by the coding sequence ATGCTCAATATATCTGCAGCCAGGCGGGCCCAGAAACAGACCCTGGAACTGAACATTGCCCCGCTCATCGACATGGTGTTCATTCTGCTGATTTTTTTCCTGGTGACCACCTCGTTTGTCAGGGAAACCGGGGTGGATATTTCCCGGCCCACGGCAACCACGGCCGTGACCACGGCTCCCAACACCATTCTCATCGGTGTGACCAAAGAAGGAACGGTCCACCTGGACCGCCGGGAGATCGATGTGCGGGCCGTTCGGGCCAATGTGGAACGGGCTATGGCGGAAAATCCCGATGCCGCCGTGGTGATTGTGGCGGACAAGGACAGCACCACCGGGCGGGTGATCGAGGTCATGGATGCCTGCAAACTGGCCGGGGCTGAAAACGTGGCCATTGCGGCCGGCCTGCCGGGAGGGGAATAA
- a CDS encoding TonB-dependent receptor plug domain-containing protein, which translates to MKPCEMFSCRMLFNQLCFSGLAAVLMCLVAVLAGVVPVTAGEPVRMLDEMVVTAGRVEETRKEISADVTIINNTEIQQSGAANVADLLAEKGIGHIQKYPGTLTAIGIRGFRTDSHGNDLQGKVLVLLDGRRSGTGNVAKILTQNLERIEIIRGPGAVQYGSAGMGGVVNIITRKGTDNGIQVSAGAGSYDRVQGTLGGTVYQNGFDFAGAVSRETRGDYKTGSGHTYDNTGIDSETGISANLGYSFGDRHRVGLIFTGFEADASGDSGYITANDLDNYSDKKSHSVDLGYTGGSEEGTFEWMIRYFTGTDENTWNDPVASNPGGWDDGIPSKRETDLQGAQAQVTGFRGNTRLTTGLDWVDYDIQSDDTPNRSTYENTALFLLARTGFFNDRLVTNLGLRHDWYDVAVKEPAGRSEDTTRFTPSIGIAWMALPDLKLRAQYAQGFMMPTADQMGADHTSFMGPIKGNPDLDPEKSATWEAGLDWFKNGLQASVTWFHTDFEDKIVSDYLPDGTSTWKNEGDAEISGFQADVSYDLGVPLGWSWEVRPYVGFTALTEIDDKTTGQDLLYVSKRHYVAGVLVDSGRGTFVRFNAVHNGSQDIQDWQSGIYPGPVVKKESFWVASLTGAWRFYETEQAGRFSIRGEVHNLFDEDYAYVKGYPMPGRSFFAGLVWEF; encoded by the coding sequence ATGAAACCCTGTGAAATGTTTTCCTGCCGTATGCTTTTCAATCAATTGTGTTTTTCCGGTCTTGCGGCTGTGCTGATGTGTCTGGTGGCAGTGCTGGCGGGTGTCGTGCCGGTGACGGCCGGGGAACCGGTCCGGATGTTGGACGAAATGGTTGTCACCGCCGGCCGGGTGGAAGAAACCAGAAAAGAGATCAGTGCTGATGTCACCATCATCAACAACACCGAGATCCAGCAGTCCGGAGCCGCCAATGTGGCGGACCTGCTGGCGGAAAAAGGAATCGGCCATATCCAGAAATATCCGGGTACGTTGACAGCCATCGGGATCCGGGGATTCCGCACCGATTCCCATGGCAACGACCTGCAGGGCAAGGTTCTGGTGCTGCTGGACGGACGCAGATCCGGTACCGGCAACGTGGCCAAGATCCTGACCCAAAATCTGGAGCGCATTGAAATTATCCGGGGGCCGGGTGCGGTGCAGTACGGGTCCGCCGGCATGGGCGGGGTGGTGAACATCATCACCCGGAAAGGAACGGACAACGGGATACAGGTGTCTGCCGGTGCCGGATCGTATGACCGGGTTCAGGGAACCCTCGGCGGCACCGTGTATCAGAACGGGTTTGATTTTGCCGGGGCGGTTTCCCGGGAAACCCGGGGGGACTATAAAACAGGCAGCGGGCATACCTATGACAATACCGGTATAGACTCGGAAACCGGGATCAGTGCCAACCTGGGCTATTCATTCGGGGACCGGCACCGCGTCGGCCTGATATTCACCGGGTTTGAGGCGGATGCATCCGGTGATTCCGGCTATATCACGGCCAATGACCTGGACAATTACAGTGACAAGAAAAGCCATTCCGTTGATCTGGGGTATACCGGCGGGTCTGAAGAGGGTACGTTTGAATGGATGATACGATATTTTACCGGTACAGACGAAAATACCTGGAACGACCCTGTGGCATCCAACCCCGGCGGCTGGGATGACGGGATTCCTTCCAAACGGGAGACCGACCTTCAGGGGGCCCAGGCCCAGGTCACCGGATTCCGGGGGAATACCCGCCTGACCACCGGGCTTGACTGGGTGGATTACGACATTCAAAGCGATGATACGCCCAACCGGAGTACCTATGAAAACACCGCCCTTTTCCTGCTGGCCCGGACCGGTTTTTTCAACGACCGGCTGGTCACCAACCTGGGGCTGCGGCATGACTGGTACGATGTGGCGGTAAAGGAACCGGCCGGCCGGTCAGAAGATACCACCCGGTTCACCCCCAGCATCGGCATCGCCTGGATGGCATTGCCGGATCTCAAACTGCGGGCCCAGTATGCCCAGGGATTCATGATGCCCACGGCAGACCAGATGGGGGCGGATCATACCTCATTTATGGGGCCGATAAAGGGCAACCCGGATCTGGATCCGGAAAAAAGTGCCACCTGGGAGGCGGGTCTGGACTGGTTTAAAAACGGGCTTCAGGCCTCTGTGACCTGGTTTCATACCGATTTTGAAGACAAAATTGTATCCGATTATCTGCCAGACGGTACCTCCACCTGGAAAAATGAGGGAGATGCTGAAATATCCGGGTTCCAGGCGGATGTCAGTTATGACCTGGGGGTTCCCCTTGGCTGGTCCTGGGAAGTCAGGCCCTATGTGGGATTCACTGCCCTGACGGAGATCGATGACAAAACCACGGGACAGGACCTGCTGTATGTCAGTAAAAGGCATTATGTGGCCGGCGTTCTGGTGGATTCAGGCAGAGGCACCTTTGTCCGGTTCAATGCGGTGCATAACGGCAGCCAGGATATCCAGGACTGGCAGTCCGGCATTTATCCGGGGCCTGTTGTGAAAAAAGAGTCGTTCTGGGTGGCCAGCCTGACCGGTGCATGGCGGTTCTATGAAACAGAGCAGGCCGGCCGGTTCTCCATCAGAGGCGAGGTGCACAACCTGTTTGACGAAGACTATGCCTATGTCAAGGGATATCCCATGCCGGGCAGGTCCTTTTTTGCCGGTTTGGTCTGGGAGTTTTAA
- a CDS encoding MotA/TolQ/ExbB proton channel family protein, with protein sequence MNNMNLIQRTLGVLLVCLICLGPAGALAKDMRQSFAVQAENRARMEEKARQELARARAEAQERTRQIKQDKEALTAAIQDLKNRNKVLEKDNQELVQRVQDRQAVRDSLLEELALSRAENRELSGFIRSAAKDLEALLIQSPQSALSENRHRFLAPVIHEDRFPSMADIRAMADAWFHEITAAGQVRTVPGTIIDRQGLEQEARILMLGNFTGIYVLESADAREPEVGFLLYSDASQRFFALSRLPEAGTVGRIQAYLAGKRPDVPVDISRGTALRQYTLELDLADQIPKGGPIVWPILGILGLALVILLERLVFFFRKQMKSEPFMDQLRSLVAGGDWEGCEALCRSRKNKWIPRILLTALAFRDHSRQDMENALQEAILGEIPAIERFVSTLGMLAAIAPLLGLLGTVTGMINTFHVITYYGAGDPKMMSGGISEALVTTMLGLTVAIPIMLFHTLLSRRVETQIGQMEEKAVAFVNMVFKARNDCRP encoded by the coding sequence ATGAACAACATGAATTTGATACAGCGGACACTGGGGGTGCTGCTGGTCTGTCTCATCTGCCTGGGTCCGGCCGGAGCCCTGGCAAAGGATATGCGCCAGTCCTTTGCCGTGCAGGCGGAAAATCGCGCCCGGATGGAAGAAAAAGCCCGGCAGGAACTGGCCCGGGCCCGAGCCGAGGCACAGGAGCGGACCCGGCAGATCAAACAGGATAAAGAGGCCCTGACCGCAGCCATCCAAGACCTTAAAAACCGGAACAAAGTCCTGGAAAAAGATAACCAGGAACTGGTACAGCGGGTCCAGGACCGGCAGGCGGTCAGGGATTCCCTGCTGGAAGAACTGGCCCTGTCCCGGGCGGAAAACAGGGAATTGTCCGGATTTATCCGCAGTGCAGCCAAGGACCTGGAAGCGCTGCTGATACAAAGTCCCCAGAGTGCCCTGTCCGAAAACCGCCACAGGTTTCTGGCCCCGGTGATCCATGAGGACCGGTTTCCCTCCATGGCGGACATCCGTGCCATGGCCGATGCCTGGTTTCATGAAATCACAGCTGCAGGACAGGTCCGGACCGTGCCCGGCACCATCATCGACCGCCAGGGCCTGGAACAGGAAGCCCGCATCCTGATGCTGGGCAATTTTACCGGGATCTATGTGCTCGAATCCGCCGATGCCCGGGAGCCGGAGGTTGGATTTTTGCTGTATTCCGATGCCAGCCAGCGGTTTTTTGCCCTGTCCCGGCTGCCGGAGGCCGGCACCGTGGGCCGGATACAGGCGTATCTGGCCGGGAAGCGCCCGGATGTGCCCGTGGACATCTCCCGGGGCACGGCCCTGCGCCAATACACCCTGGAGCTGGATCTGGCAGACCAGATTCCCAAAGGAGGTCCCATTGTGTGGCCCATCCTGGGCATCCTGGGACTGGCCCTGGTCATCCTGCTGGAGCGGCTGGTGTTTTTCTTCCGCAAACAGATGAAATCCGAGCCGTTCATGGACCAACTCCGGTCCCTGGTGGCCGGCGGGGACTGGGAGGGGTGCGAGGCCCTGTGCCGGTCCCGGAAAAACAAATGGATTCCCAGGATTCTGCTCACGGCCCTGGCATTCCGGGATCACTCCCGCCAGGATATGGAAAATGCCCTGCAAGAGGCGATCCTCGGGGAGATTCCAGCCATTGAGCGGTTCGTGTCCACCCTGGGTATGCTGGCGGCCATCGCCCCGCTGCTGGGGCTGCTGGGCACGGTCACCGGCATGATCAATACCTTTCATGTGATCACCTATTACGGGGCCGGAGACCCAAAGATGATGTCCGGCGGGATTTCCGAGGCCCTGGTCACTACCATGCTGGGGCTGACCGTGGCCATCCCGATCATGCTGTTCCATACCCTGCTGTCCCGGCGGGTGGAAACCCAGATCGGTCAGATGGAGGAAAAAGCCGTGGCGTTCGTGAACATGGTGTTCAAAGCCAGAAACGATTGCAGGCCTTAA